From the genome of Methanomassiliicoccales archaeon, one region includes:
- the trxA gene encoding thioredoxin: MDDDLEAIRRKKMEDLKNAGTTNWPSEPVKLSDADFDAFVAKYPIVVVDCWAPWCGPCRMVAPVVDALAKEWTGKVVFGKLNTDENADIPGKYRISAIPTILVFKGGKLAETIVGAYPKEPLAARIKKHM; the protein is encoded by the coding sequence ATGGACGACGATCTGGAAGCGATAAGGAGGAAGAAGATGGAAGACCTCAAGAATGCTGGAACGACCAATTGGCCGTCCGAGCCAGTCAAGCTGAGCGATGCCGATTTCGATGCCTTCGTGGCCAAGTATCCGATAGTGGTGGTGGACTGCTGGGCGCCTTGGTGCGGTCCCTGTCGCATGGTCGCGCCGGTGGTCGACGCCCTGGCCAAGGAATGGACGGGCAAGGTGGTCTTCGGAAAGCTGAACACGGACGAGAACGCTGATATCCCGGGCAAGTACCGCATCTCTGCCATCCCGACGATCCTGGTCTTCAAGGGCGGGAAGTTGGCGGAAACGATCGTTGGGGCTTATCCCAAAGAGCCGCTGGCTGCTAGGATCAAGAAGCACATGTGA
- a CDS encoding cupin domain-containing protein, protein MPVTKKEKGDIVGKQLTMRDLLAYQEGAIVSRTLIDKKAGTVTLFAFDEGEGLSEHAAPFDAMVHVLDGEVEIRIDGSPFILKEGEMIIMPANHPHALRALSQFKMLLTMVRSEDRPISVQQ, encoded by the coding sequence ATGCCTGTGACCAAGAAGGAGAAGGGGGACATCGTCGGCAAGCAGTTGACGATGAGGGATCTGCTGGCATATCAGGAAGGGGCCATCGTTTCGCGTACTCTCATCGACAAGAAGGCTGGCACGGTGACCCTTTTCGCGTTCGATGAGGGAGAGGGGCTGAGCGAGCACGCCGCTCCCTTCGACGCTATGGTGCACGTCCTCGACGGCGAGGTGGAGATAAGGATCGATGGCTCGCCGTTCATTCTCAAAGAGGGCGAGATGATCATCATGCCGGCGAACCATCCACACGCGCTCCGGGCCTTGAGTCAGTTCAAGATGTTGCTGACCATGGTGCGCTCGGAGGACAGGCCGATCAGCGTGCAGCAATGA
- a CDS encoding redoxin domain-containing protein: MRPLDVFEAPKIESDTWFNSKPIKPEELKGKVCLVYFFSIGEPSALTEVPHLRYLHRKLQGKLQIIGVHMPKYERDEEKEFVQRALKGLEIEFPVALDNEMKIWNGFRNQFWGQMHFVDGEGKVRSTHAGDKAAEEIEKDILFLLGQADIEADLRPGLGEMALEGDWYVGEDSAEHTSEEEDAISLRYEGRSLAIGIIAEKPVQVRVLLDGKPVPRSSAGDDLSYKGKQSVLEVVGERHLHVVKEDMERMREATFLVRAKGVKVTGFFA; encoded by the coding sequence ATGCGCCCCCTGGATGTCTTCGAGGCACCGAAGATCGAGAGCGACACCTGGTTCAACTCCAAGCCGATCAAGCCCGAAGAGCTGAAGGGCAAGGTGTGTCTGGTCTACTTCTTCTCCATCGGCGAACCATCAGCCCTGACGGAAGTGCCACATCTGCGCTACCTGCATCGCAAGCTGCAAGGCAAGCTGCAGATCATCGGCGTGCACATGCCGAAATACGAGCGCGATGAAGAGAAGGAGTTCGTGCAGAGAGCGCTTAAAGGCCTGGAGATCGAGTTCCCGGTGGCCTTGGACAACGAGATGAAGATATGGAACGGGTTCAGGAACCAGTTCTGGGGGCAGATGCATTTTGTGGACGGGGAGGGCAAGGTCCGCTCCACTCACGCGGGGGACAAGGCCGCCGAAGAGATCGAGAAGGACATCCTCTTCCTTCTTGGCCAGGCGGACATCGAGGCCGACCTCCGTCCCGGCTTGGGCGAGATGGCATTGGAGGGCGACTGGTACGTGGGCGAGGATTCCGCTGAGCACACCAGCGAAGAGGAGGATGCCATCAGCCTGCGCTACGAAGGAAGGTCCCTCGCCATAGGCATCATCGCGGAGAAACCGGTGCAGGTAAGAGTGCTTCTGGACGGGAAGCCTGTGCCCAGATCCTCAGCCGGTGACGACCTCTCCTACAAAGGAAAGCAGAGCGTCCTCGAGGTGGTGGGAGAAAGGCACCTGCACGTGGTCAAGGAGGACATGGAACGCATGCGCGAAGCCACGTTCCTGGTGCGGGCGAAAGGGGTCAAGGTCACGGGCTTCTTCGCCTGA
- a CDS encoding FAD-dependent oxidoreductase, which produces MDFEVMIIGCGPAGLQAAIHAARKKVKVAVVGHPNKSGLNKGHIENYFGVQKTDGAQLLATGVEQAKRFGAQLFEQDVLKAEKAEDWFVTSTDHDLELKAKALILAPGISRIKLNVEGEKEFLGKGVSYCAACDAGFFRGKKVAVIGDESTAAASAILLTEYASQVHWIFKEVNVAEQLLEKVRRTKVQLLAPSWPSKIMGDEVVKGLELKDGRKLEVDGVFIELGAKGAADLALELGIIPDPSGTIKVNENMETEVQGLFACGDVTGQPWQLARAVGQGCIAGTNAAKLVRKEVE; this is translated from the coding sequence ATGGATTTCGAGGTCATGATCATCGGGTGCGGTCCGGCCGGTCTCCAGGCGGCGATACACGCGGCCAGGAAGAAGGTGAAGGTGGCGGTGGTAGGTCATCCGAACAAGAGCGGTCTGAACAAGGGGCACATCGAAAACTATTTCGGCGTGCAGAAGACCGATGGCGCTCAGCTCCTGGCCACGGGCGTAGAGCAGGCCAAGCGCTTCGGGGCGCAGTTGTTCGAGCAAGATGTGCTCAAAGCCGAGAAAGCAGAGGATTGGTTCGTCACTTCCACTGACCACGATCTGGAGCTGAAGGCTAAGGCGCTCATACTCGCTCCCGGCATCTCGCGCATCAAGTTGAACGTGGAAGGGGAGAAGGAGTTCTTGGGAAAGGGGGTGAGCTACTGCGCCGCCTGCGACGCCGGCTTCTTCCGTGGAAAGAAGGTAGCGGTGATAGGGGATGAGAGTACGGCCGCTGCCTCCGCCATCCTGCTCACGGAATATGCGTCCCAGGTGCACTGGATATTCAAGGAGGTGAACGTGGCGGAGCAGCTGCTAGAGAAGGTCCGCCGAACCAAAGTGCAGTTGCTCGCTCCCTCATGGCCCTCCAAGATCATGGGTGATGAGGTGGTCAAGGGCCTAGAGCTCAAGGACGGTCGGAAGCTGGAGGTGGATGGTGTGTTCATTGAGCTGGGGGCCAAGGGCGCAGCAGACCTGGCGTTGGAGCTGGGCATCATTCCAGACCCGTCGGGCACGATCAAGGTCAACGAGAACATGGAAACGGAGGTCCAGGGGCTATTCGCCTGCGGGGACGTCACCGGGCAACCATGGCAGCTGGCCAGGGCGGTGGGGCAGGGTTGCATCGCCGGCACCAACGCCGCCAAGCTGGTGCGAAAGGAGGTGGAGTAG
- a CDS encoding tRNA (cytidine(56)-2'-O)-methyltransferase has protein sequence MQEVYVLRLGHRPARDKRISTHVALTARALGVKGIYVSTKDMELEKSVRDVASRFGGEFEITTGVKWRTLLHEFQGTKVHLTMYGVHLDDALPRIKLRSAEKMLIVVGAEKVPPEVYQEADFNVAVGNQPHSEVAALAIFLDRLCEGEGLHQDFKGKLTVLPCERGKRVVERDA, from the coding sequence ATGCAAGAGGTCTACGTGCTCAGGCTCGGCCATCGTCCGGCCCGGGACAAGCGCATCAGCACGCATGTGGCTCTGACGGCAAGAGCGCTCGGCGTCAAAGGCATCTACGTTTCTACGAAGGACATGGAGCTGGAGAAGAGTGTGCGAGACGTCGCCTCGCGTTTCGGAGGAGAGTTCGAGATCACCACGGGCGTCAAGTGGCGCACGTTGCTGCACGAATTCCAGGGCACCAAGGTGCATCTGACCATGTACGGTGTGCACCTGGACGATGCCTTGCCGAGGATCAAGCTGCGCTCGGCGGAGAAGATGCTCATCGTGGTCGGAGCGGAGAAGGTCCCTCCAGAGGTCTACCAGGAAGCGGACTTCAATGTGGCCGTGGGCAACCAGCCGCATTCGGAGGTGGCCGCTCTAGCCATCTTCTTGGACCGTCTGTGCGAGGGCGAGGGATTACATCAGGATTTCAAAGGCAAGCTCACGGTGCTGCCATGCGAGAGGGGGAAGCGGGTTGTCGAACGCGATGCCTGA
- a CDS encoding ArsR family transcriptional regulator translates to MNRIKVINEPSELVPMLRAVDTRVKREVLKEVTLEWRTAKELEDKYGDEGKDAILFFEKMKLVEAKWQSTGGNYPEKAYHTYYNSFHINASWPVYEISDVLSVAMMPDKEFNAMEKKIIQFVGTEGKFSGDVAEKLGITSTMLRSLAKRSIKLDFRGHRIERLKD, encoded by the coding sequence ATGAACAGGATAAAAGTCATCAACGAGCCCTCTGAGCTTGTTCCGATGTTAAGGGCCGTTGACACCAGGGTGAAGCGCGAGGTGCTTAAGGAGGTCACCTTGGAGTGGCGCACCGCCAAGGAGCTCGAAGACAAGTACGGCGACGAAGGCAAGGATGCGATCCTGTTCTTCGAGAAGATGAAGCTCGTCGAGGCCAAGTGGCAATCCACCGGCGGCAATTATCCCGAGAAAGCCTACCACACATACTATAACTCATTCCACATCAACGCCTCTTGGCCGGTGTACGAAATATCGGACGTGCTCTCGGTAGCCATGATGCCGGACAAGGAGTTCAACGCCATGGAGAAGAAGATCATTCAGTTCGTGGGAACGGAGGGCAAGTTCTCCGGCGACGTGGCCGAGAAGCTTGGGATAACCTCCACCATGCTCAGGTCCTTGGCGAAACGTTCTATCAAGCTCGATTTCCGAGGGCACAGGATCGAGCGCCTGAAGGATTGA
- a CDS encoding ABC transporter ATP-binding protein, protein MTLKITNLVKKFPKEEGELVAIEDFNLEIKDREFVCVLGPSGCGKTTLLRIVAGLETKTSGSLQLDGREIMGPGSERGVVFQEFALFPWRTVRHNIEFGLEIRKMPNAEKKRISDEYITLVGLKGFEDSHPHELSGGMKQRVGIARALANDPKVLLMDEPFGALDAQTRNLMQKELLRIWKETKKTVIFITHSVDEACFLADRLVIMTARPGTIKEVFPITWERPRDRASVEFAALRKRILAELESEVVSNPQKT, encoded by the coding sequence GTGACGCTCAAGATCACCAATCTGGTCAAGAAATTCCCCAAAGAAGAAGGAGAATTAGTGGCGATAGAGGATTTCAACCTGGAGATCAAGGATAGGGAATTCGTCTGCGTGTTGGGGCCGTCAGGCTGCGGCAAGACCACCTTGCTTCGAATTGTTGCGGGTCTTGAAACGAAGACATCGGGGTCCTTGCAGCTCGATGGCAGGGAGATCATGGGACCTGGATCGGAAAGAGGCGTGGTCTTCCAGGAATTTGCTCTCTTTCCCTGGAGAACGGTGCGTCACAATATCGAGTTCGGGCTGGAGATCAGGAAGATGCCGAACGCGGAAAAGAAGCGCATCTCGGACGAATATATTACGTTGGTTGGATTGAAAGGATTTGAAGACTCTCATCCACACGAATTATCTGGCGGCATGAAGCAAAGAGTCGGAATCGCACGCGCTCTGGCCAATGACCCCAAGGTCCTGCTTATGGATGAACCGTTCGGAGCCCTGGACGCCCAGACACGCAATCTGATGCAGAAGGAATTGCTGCGTATCTGGAAGGAAACGAAGAAGACCGTGATCTTCATCACCCATTCCGTAGATGAGGCCTGCTTCTTGGCGGACCGCCTCGTCATCATGACCGCGCGACCTGGAACGATCAAAGAAGTATTCCCCATCACCTGGGAACGGCCGCGGGATCGGGCCTCAGTCGAATTCGCGGCGCTGCGAAAGAGAATACTAGCTGAGCTGGAAAGCGAGGTCGTTTCCAATCCGCAGAAGACCTAG
- a CDS encoding ABC transporter ATP-binding protein, whose product MDVIAVEMLTKDYGSKRALAGVSFQVREGSFFGCFGPNGAGKSTLLRILTGQIRPTSGRAIVLGLDCATQGIEIKRNVGIVPEVESPPSYLTASEFLWFAGKVRELDNLDKKVERWLDFFELQEARGTLCRDLSKGMRQKVMLASAFIHEPKLLFLDEPFINLDPIYQRKLREYLQGLREEGRTIFLNSHILEIAQRLCQDVIILHRGRLVAKEDMGSMRARGEDLEALFMRLVGGEDARPA is encoded by the coding sequence ATGGACGTCATCGCGGTGGAAATGCTGACCAAGGACTATGGATCGAAGCGGGCCTTGGCCGGCGTCAGCTTCCAGGTCAGGGAGGGGTCGTTCTTCGGCTGCTTCGGTCCTAACGGGGCGGGGAAGAGCACCTTGCTGCGCATTCTCACCGGGCAGATCCGGCCGACCTCCGGACGGGCGATCGTCCTCGGCCTGGACTGCGCCACGCAAGGGATCGAGATCAAGCGGAACGTGGGCATCGTTCCCGAGGTGGAGAGCCCTCCCTCATATCTCACCGCCTCCGAGTTCCTTTGGTTCGCGGGCAAGGTGCGCGAGTTGGACAACCTGGACAAGAAGGTCGAACGCTGGCTGGACTTCTTCGAACTGCAGGAGGCCCGGGGCACCCTCTGTCGAGATCTGTCCAAGGGGATGAGGCAGAAGGTCATGCTGGCCAGCGCCTTCATCCACGAGCCCAAGCTCCTCTTCCTGGACGAGCCGTTCATCAACCTCGACCCCATCTACCAGAGGAAGCTGAGGGAGTATCTGCAAGGACTTCGGGAAGAGGGGAGGACCATCTTCCTCAACTCGCACATCCTGGAGATCGCGCAGCGCCTCTGCCAGGACGTGATCATCTTGCATCGGGGACGATTGGTAGCGAAGGAGGACATGGGCTCGATGCGCGCTCGGGGAGAGGACCTGGAAGCGCTCTTCATGCGCCTGGTCGGGGGAGAGGATGCTCGACCTGCTTAG
- a CDS encoding HDIG domain-containing protein: MPDEKECVRILQEEGCRPNIIQHVCTVRLIAVELARRSGADLALVKAGALLHDIGRGKTQGIFHVVEGVRIARQHELPERLIKVIQRHIAAGFTREEAKALGLPDGDYMPETLEEKIICHADNLVKGPSGMLTLAEAEEEMLRRGHDATAKRMKTMHSELSKACGVDVDEVVKHLRKRPEITGPCAAYAGQPGTRP; encoded by the coding sequence ATGCCTGACGAGAAGGAGTGCGTCCGCATCCTGCAGGAGGAGGGCTGTCGACCCAACATCATCCAGCACGTATGCACGGTGCGCTTGATCGCAGTGGAGCTGGCAAGGAGGAGCGGAGCGGACCTCGCTCTGGTGAAGGCGGGTGCCTTGCTTCATGACATCGGCCGGGGCAAGACCCAGGGCATTTTCCACGTGGTGGAGGGAGTGCGCATCGCCCGCCAGCACGAGCTGCCCGAACGACTAATCAAGGTCATCCAAAGGCACATTGCCGCCGGGTTCACCAGGGAGGAGGCGAAGGCACTGGGCCTGCCGGATGGGGACTACATGCCTGAGACATTGGAGGAGAAGATCATCTGCCACGCTGACAACCTCGTCAAAGGACCGAGCGGCATGCTGACCTTGGCCGAAGCGGAAGAGGAGATGCTGCGCCGCGGACATGATGCCACGGCGAAGAGAATGAAGACGATGCATTCGGAGCTCAGCAAGGCCTGCGGCGTCGACGTGGACGAGGTCGTCAAGCATCTGCGAAAGAGGCCGGAGATCACAGGTCCGTGCGCCGCCTATGCCGGCCAGCCAGGTACTCGTCCCTGA
- a CDS encoding gamma carbonic anhydrase family protein, whose product MSIYVDPTAIIIGEVQLADGVSIWPYAVLRGDEERIQVGEGTNVQDHVMLHVGPGAPTIIGRNCTIGHGAVINGAIIGDHCIIGMNSSILDGAKVGEECIIGANAVITNKMDIPPRSVVVGVPGKVIRSDDKSILARAVESARNYQKLRDEYLAGRHRRRTDL is encoded by the coding sequence ATGTCTATCTACGTCGACCCCACGGCCATCATCATAGGGGAAGTGCAGCTTGCGGACGGAGTGAGCATCTGGCCCTACGCCGTGCTGCGAGGGGACGAGGAACGCATCCAAGTGGGGGAAGGCACCAATGTCCAAGACCACGTCATGCTGCACGTCGGTCCAGGTGCCCCGACCATCATAGGAAGGAATTGCACCATCGGGCATGGGGCGGTGATCAATGGGGCGATCATCGGCGACCATTGCATCATCGGCATGAACTCCTCCATACTGGACGGAGCGAAGGTGGGGGAGGAGTGCATCATCGGCGCGAACGCGGTCATCACGAACAAGATGGACATTCCGCCGCGATCCGTGGTGGTCGGGGTACCGGGCAAGGTCATCCGTTCCGATGACAAGAGCATCCTCGCCCGGGCGGTGGAGAGCGCCCGCAACTACCAGAAGCTCAGGGACGAGTACCTGGCTGGCCGGCATAGGCGGCGCACGGACCTGTGA
- a CDS encoding redoxin domain-containing protein, which translates to MSPLLSKVRAPELRATRWFNSPPLSWKGLRGKVVMIDFLTYSCVNCVRTFPHMRYLWSQLKDKGFVLIGVQTPEFVFEKEAKNIEDAIKRHGLEYPIAVDNDYEIWNAFGNRYWPAQFFIDKDGYIRHFRAGEGGEQEIEEWIALLLRQAGHPIELDAGPHEEEVRLLDPVTSETYSGFLRNTGMGNPADCDANGRCAYHDQDKTHQLGVIYLDGQWKQAEEYLEHEGEQKGHILLKYQAREVNLVMTAENKGEVEIMLDDKPLPRSLAGPDVKFDGERPLLIIDRQDMFRIVMGKEVEMHELRLVTSSAGLKCYAYTFG; encoded by the coding sequence ATGTCGCCTCTTCTCTCGAAAGTGAGGGCGCCGGAGCTTCGCGCGACCAGGTGGTTCAATTCTCCCCCTCTGAGCTGGAAGGGCCTCAGGGGCAAGGTGGTCATGATCGACTTCCTGACCTATAGCTGCGTGAACTGCGTGCGCACCTTCCCCCACATGCGCTACCTCTGGTCCCAGCTCAAGGACAAGGGGTTCGTGCTCATCGGCGTTCAGACGCCGGAGTTCGTGTTCGAGAAGGAGGCCAAGAACATCGAGGATGCCATCAAGCGCCACGGCCTCGAGTATCCCATCGCGGTCGACAACGACTACGAGATCTGGAACGCCTTCGGCAATCGCTACTGGCCGGCACAGTTCTTCATCGACAAGGATGGCTACATCCGCCACTTCCGAGCGGGGGAGGGAGGGGAACAGGAGATCGAGGAATGGATAGCGCTGCTGCTCAGACAAGCTGGTCATCCGATCGAGCTGGATGCTGGTCCGCACGAGGAGGAGGTGCGCCTTCTCGATCCCGTCACCTCGGAGACATACTCCGGCTTCTTGAGGAATACGGGCATGGGCAATCCCGCGGACTGTGATGCCAACGGCCGCTGCGCCTACCACGATCAGGACAAGACGCACCAACTGGGTGTCATCTATCTGGACGGGCAGTGGAAGCAGGCCGAAGAGTATCTGGAGCATGAGGGCGAGCAGAAAGGCCACATCCTCCTGAAATACCAGGCCAGGGAGGTCAACCTGGTCATGACCGCGGAGAACAAGGGGGAGGTAGAGATCATGCTGGATGACAAACCCCTGCCTAGGTCCCTGGCCGGTCCGGATGTGAAATTCGATGGAGAGCGACCACTTCTGATTATCGACCGTCAGGACATGTTCCGCATCGTGATGGGAAAGGAAGTGGAGATGCACGAGTTGAGACTGGTGACGAGTTCAGCAGGCCTCAAGTGCTATGCCTACACATTCGGCTAG
- a CDS encoding transcriptional regulator has translation MSLVDELIAGIMRGPDGFGDALRKVLSQDLEMSVNGFCSKTGISPSTIYKILQERREPNLRTVRSVMRAVRQIEKTPQGPFVAIIAARGVLNRIEERIVQVGDKTLRVKEYPAQTMEEAIIAAVLAERDGALAVVCAPIIAPTIEKILTIPVSVVIPRDSVLRAIEIAAKKAL, from the coding sequence ATGTCGCTGGTGGACGAACTGATCGCCGGCATCATGCGCGGGCCGGACGGGTTCGGGGATGCGTTGCGGAAAGTGCTCAGCCAGGATCTGGAGATGAGCGTGAACGGGTTCTGTTCCAAGACAGGCATCTCGCCAAGCACCATATACAAGATCCTGCAGGAGCGGAGAGAGCCCAATCTGCGCACGGTGAGGAGCGTCATGCGCGCGGTGCGCCAGATAGAGAAGACCCCCCAAGGACCGTTCGTGGCCATCATCGCCGCCCGGGGCGTGCTCAACCGCATCGAGGAACGCATCGTGCAAGTGGGTGACAAGACCCTGCGCGTCAAGGAGTACCCGGCGCAGACCATGGAGGAAGCGATAATCGCCGCAGTGCTGGCGGAGCGCGATGGAGCGTTGGCGGTGGTGTGCGCGCCAATCATCGCTCCGACGATTGAGAAGATACTGACCATACCGGTATCGGTGGTCATCCCTCGAGACTCGGTGCTCAGGGCGATCGAAATCGCGGCGAAGAAGGCGCTCTAG
- a CDS encoding PRC-barrel domain-containing protein, whose protein sequence is MMEEASELIGLQVYTPNGVFLGNVNNLVIDLENKKVDGLFVSETNPLLVEDSKAVNVPFRWIQAVGDIVLLKYFPKRVTTRKGAAPAASKK, encoded by the coding sequence ATGATGGAGGAAGCCTCTGAACTCATAGGATTGCAGGTGTACACGCCGAACGGCGTCTTCTTGGGAAACGTGAACAACCTCGTGATCGACCTGGAGAACAAGAAGGTCGATGGACTGTTCGTCAGCGAGACCAACCCGCTGCTGGTGGAGGACTCCAAGGCCGTCAATGTGCCCTTCCGCTGGATCCAGGCGGTGGGCGACATAGTCCTTCTGAAATACTTCCCGAAGCGGGTCACCACGCGCAAGGGCGCGGCCCCGGCGGCGTCCAAAAAGTAG